One genomic segment of Tursiops truncatus isolate mTurTru1 chromosome 11, mTurTru1.mat.Y, whole genome shotgun sequence includes these proteins:
- the DDN gene encoding dendrin isoform X4 yields the protein MRVWAASMAKTDSCPAAPAALSTALRGRRAPPRQLMDFQASHWARGPQSRTCGPRLGSPEPPPRRPWASRVLQEATNWRAGPPAEARAREQEKRKAASQEREAKETERKRRKAGGARRSPPGRPRPEPRNAPRVAQPAGLPAPSRPERLGSVGRPPRPSAQPQSNPGAAWAGPWGGRRPGPPSYEAHLLLRGAAGMAPRRRWDRPPPYVAPPSYEGPHRTLGTKRGPEPSQAPASSTSAPTRTEGGCTKKRLDPRIYRDVLGAWGLRQGRGLLGGSPGCGTARPRLESGKVAAERSLRLAAAGLKSGSDGHPQAKAAGNPGTETVPAGSAPATPSPPRPAPRSRPHPKGSGEGREGREQSWLPKCWMPSVKKQPPRHSQTLPRPWAPGGTGWRESLGHREEAGPETLEGWKATRRPHTLPRSSRGPARGEGVFVIDATCVVIRSQYVPTPRNQHVQLLPAGVPRLVGNAPTQLKPNKEEGEGAAVLPSPCRKLLLSSRPSQQPGGGRGLEAEGGTSADSSLEERASRILGLPVGEVNLQDAPTQPGSPEHSALGPAASGGARRAEGSEEVAAVLRRAGRGWARTPGPYAGALREAVSRIRRHTAPDSDSDEAAEPSVHSSSSDGSDTEASGASWRNKRTGPPEGGKAAELSDNIGEILDVISRTEEVLFGGEGH from the coding sequence GTGTGGGCCGCGCCTGGGATCCCCTGAGCCGCCGCCCCGCCGGCCCTGGGCCTCCAGGGTGCTGCAGGAGGCGACCAACTGGCGGGCGGGGCCCCCGGCCGAGGCCCGAGCCCGGgagcaagagaaaaggaaagcggCATCGCAGGAGCGGGAGGCCAAGGAGACTGAGCGAAAAAGGCGCAAGGCTGGTGGGGCCCGAAGGAGTCCCCCTGGTCGGCCCCGCCCGGAGCCTCGGAACGCCCCTCGGGTGGCCCAGCCTGCAGGGCTCCCAGCTCCCTCACGGCCGGAGCGCCTGGGGTCCGTGGGGCGACCGCCCCGTCCATCCGCGCAGCCGCAGAGCAATCCAGGGGCGGCGTGGGCGGGGCCCTGGGGAGGTCGGCGGCCAGGGCCTCCCAGCTACGAAGCTCACCTGCTGCTGAGAGGTGCTGCCGGAATGGCCCCGCGACGCCGCTGGGACCGGCCGCCACCCTACGTGGCTCCACCCTCTTACGAAGGCCCCCACAGGACCCTGGGGACTAAGCGAGGACCCGAGCCCTCGCAGGCGCCCGCCTCTTCAACCTCTGCTCCGACGAGGACAGAGGGAGGGTGCACAAAGAAGAGGCTAGATCCTCGGATCTACCGGGACGTCCTAGGGGCCTGGGGTCTCCGTCAGGGCCGGGGTCTCCTGGGGGGATCCCCAGGCTGTGGAACAGCCAGGCCAAGGCTGGAGTCCGGTAAGGTGGCCGCGGAGAGAAGCCTGAGGCTGGCTGCTGCTGGCCTGAAGAGTGGTAGCGACGGACATCCCCAAGCCAAAGCTGCTGGGAACCCAGGCACGGAGACAGTTCCTGCGGGGTCTGCACCTGCCACTCCCAGCCCCCCGCGTCCTGCTCCCAGGTCCAGGCCCCATCCCAAGGGCTccggggaagggagagaagggagagaacagAGCTGGCTCCCCAAGTGCTGGATGCCCTCCGTTAAAAAGCAGCCTCCCCGACATAGCCAGACCCTCCCCAGACCCTGGGCTCCGGGAGGCACGGGATGGAGGGAGTCCCTGGGTCATAGAGAGGAGGCCGGACCCGAGACCTTGGAGGGTTGGAAGGCGACCCGCCGCCCCCACACCCTGCCACGAAGCTCCCGTGGCCCGGCTCGTGGGGAAGGTGTCTTTGTCATTGACGCCACTTGCGTGGTGATACGGTCCCAGTATGTTCCGACCCCTCGAAACCAGCATGTGCAGCTTTTGCCCGCTGGGGTGCCGCGCCTTGTGGGGAATGCCCCCACCCAACTGAAGCCCaacaaggaggagggagagggggccgCGGTCCTTCCCTCCCCTTGCCGAAAGCTGCTGTTGAGCAGTCGCCCTTCACAGCAGCCCGGTGGGGGACGTGGGCTCGAAGCTGAGGGCGGGACGTCCGCGGACTCCTCACTGGAGGAGCGCGCCTCCCGCATCTTGGGGCTCCCGGTCGGCGAAGTAAACCTGCAGGATGCCCCCACGCAGCCAGGTAGCCCAGAGCACTCAGCCTTAGGCCCAGCGGCTTCGGGAGGCGCGCGCCGTGCCGAGGGCTCGGAGGAAGTGGCTGCGGTCCTGCGGCGCGCAGGCCGGGGCTGGGCGCGGACCCCGGGGCCCTATGCCGGGGCCCTGCGGGAAGCCGTGTCTCGCATCCGCCGCCACACCGCCCCGGACTCCGACTCGGACGAAGCTGCGGAGCCCAGCGTCCATAGCAGCTCTTCTGATGGAAGCGACACAGAAGCCTCGGGCGCCTCCTGGCGGAACAAGCGGACCGGGCCCCCGGAAGGCGGGAAGGCAGCCGAGCTGAGCGACAATATCGGAGAGATTCTAGATGTCATCAGCCGAACCGAGGAGGTCCTCTTCGGGGGCGAGGGACACTAA
- the DDN gene encoding dendrin isoform X5, with product MDFQASHWARGPQSRTCGPRLGSPEPPPRRPWASRVLQEATNWRAGPPAEARAREQEKRKAASQEREAKETERKRRKAGGARRSPPGRPRPEPRNAPRVAQPAGLPAPSRPERLGSVGRPPRPSAQPQSNPGAAWAGPWGGRRPGPPSYEAHLLLRGAAGMAPRRRWDRPPPYVAPPSYEGPHRTLGTKRGPEPSQAPASSTSAPTRTEGGCTKKRLDPRIYRDVLGAWGLRQGRGLLGGSPGCGTARPRLESGKVAAERSLRLAAAGLKSGSDGHPQAKAAGNPGTETVPAGSAPATPSPPRPAPRSRPHPKGSGEGREGREQSWLPKCWMPSVKKQPPRHSQTLPRPWAPGGTGWRESLGHREEAGPETLEGWKATRRPHTLPRSSRGPARGEGVFVIDATCVVIRSQYVPTPRNQHVQLLPAGVPRLVGNAPTQLKPNKEEGEGAAVLPSPCRKLLLSSRPSQQPGGGRGLEAEGGTSADSSLEERASRILGLPVGEVNLQDAPTQPGSPEHSALGPAASGGARRAEGSEEVAAVLRRAGRGWARTPGPYAGALREAVSRIRRHTAPDSDSDEAAEPSVHSSSSDGSDTEASGASWRNKRTGPPEGGKAAELSDNIGEILDVISRTEEVLFGGEGH from the coding sequence GTGTGGGCCGCGCCTGGGATCCCCTGAGCCGCCGCCCCGCCGGCCCTGGGCCTCCAGGGTGCTGCAGGAGGCGACCAACTGGCGGGCGGGGCCCCCGGCCGAGGCCCGAGCCCGGgagcaagagaaaaggaaagcggCATCGCAGGAGCGGGAGGCCAAGGAGACTGAGCGAAAAAGGCGCAAGGCTGGTGGGGCCCGAAGGAGTCCCCCTGGTCGGCCCCGCCCGGAGCCTCGGAACGCCCCTCGGGTGGCCCAGCCTGCAGGGCTCCCAGCTCCCTCACGGCCGGAGCGCCTGGGGTCCGTGGGGCGACCGCCCCGTCCATCCGCGCAGCCGCAGAGCAATCCAGGGGCGGCGTGGGCGGGGCCCTGGGGAGGTCGGCGGCCAGGGCCTCCCAGCTACGAAGCTCACCTGCTGCTGAGAGGTGCTGCCGGAATGGCCCCGCGACGCCGCTGGGACCGGCCGCCACCCTACGTGGCTCCACCCTCTTACGAAGGCCCCCACAGGACCCTGGGGACTAAGCGAGGACCCGAGCCCTCGCAGGCGCCCGCCTCTTCAACCTCTGCTCCGACGAGGACAGAGGGAGGGTGCACAAAGAAGAGGCTAGATCCTCGGATCTACCGGGACGTCCTAGGGGCCTGGGGTCTCCGTCAGGGCCGGGGTCTCCTGGGGGGATCCCCAGGCTGTGGAACAGCCAGGCCAAGGCTGGAGTCCGGTAAGGTGGCCGCGGAGAGAAGCCTGAGGCTGGCTGCTGCTGGCCTGAAGAGTGGTAGCGACGGACATCCCCAAGCCAAAGCTGCTGGGAACCCAGGCACGGAGACAGTTCCTGCGGGGTCTGCACCTGCCACTCCCAGCCCCCCGCGTCCTGCTCCCAGGTCCAGGCCCCATCCCAAGGGCTccggggaagggagagaagggagagaacagAGCTGGCTCCCCAAGTGCTGGATGCCCTCCGTTAAAAAGCAGCCTCCCCGACATAGCCAGACCCTCCCCAGACCCTGGGCTCCGGGAGGCACGGGATGGAGGGAGTCCCTGGGTCATAGAGAGGAGGCCGGACCCGAGACCTTGGAGGGTTGGAAGGCGACCCGCCGCCCCCACACCCTGCCACGAAGCTCCCGTGGCCCGGCTCGTGGGGAAGGTGTCTTTGTCATTGACGCCACTTGCGTGGTGATACGGTCCCAGTATGTTCCGACCCCTCGAAACCAGCATGTGCAGCTTTTGCCCGCTGGGGTGCCGCGCCTTGTGGGGAATGCCCCCACCCAACTGAAGCCCaacaaggaggagggagagggggccgCGGTCCTTCCCTCCCCTTGCCGAAAGCTGCTGTTGAGCAGTCGCCCTTCACAGCAGCCCGGTGGGGGACGTGGGCTCGAAGCTGAGGGCGGGACGTCCGCGGACTCCTCACTGGAGGAGCGCGCCTCCCGCATCTTGGGGCTCCCGGTCGGCGAAGTAAACCTGCAGGATGCCCCCACGCAGCCAGGTAGCCCAGAGCACTCAGCCTTAGGCCCAGCGGCTTCGGGAGGCGCGCGCCGTGCCGAGGGCTCGGAGGAAGTGGCTGCGGTCCTGCGGCGCGCAGGCCGGGGCTGGGCGCGGACCCCGGGGCCCTATGCCGGGGCCCTGCGGGAAGCCGTGTCTCGCATCCGCCGCCACACCGCCCCGGACTCCGACTCGGACGAAGCTGCGGAGCCCAGCGTCCATAGCAGCTCTTCTGATGGAAGCGACACAGAAGCCTCGGGCGCCTCCTGGCGGAACAAGCGGACCGGGCCCCCGGAAGGCGGGAAGGCAGCCGAGCTGAGCGACAATATCGGAGAGATTCTAGATGTCATCAGCCGAACCGAGGAGGTCCTCTTCGGGGGCGAGGGACACTAA
- the DDN gene encoding dendrin isoform X3, whose protein sequence is MNQILGTISPLPYREEARTFKALGLCWDLGGRKHLQAKRHRCTCRRAPPRQLMDFQASHWARGPQSRTCGPRLGSPEPPPRRPWASRVLQEATNWRAGPPAEARAREQEKRKAASQEREAKETERKRRKAGGARRSPPGRPRPEPRNAPRVAQPAGLPAPSRPERLGSVGRPPRPSAQPQSNPGAAWAGPWGGRRPGPPSYEAHLLLRGAAGMAPRRRWDRPPPYVAPPSYEGPHRTLGTKRGPEPSQAPASSTSAPTRTEGGCTKKRLDPRIYRDVLGAWGLRQGRGLLGGSPGCGTARPRLESGKVAAERSLRLAAAGLKSGSDGHPQAKAAGNPGTETVPAGSAPATPSPPRPAPRSRPHPKGSGEGREGREQSWLPKCWMPSVKKQPPRHSQTLPRPWAPGGTGWRESLGHREEAGPETLEGWKATRRPHTLPRSSRGPARGEGVFVIDATCVVIRSQYVPTPRNQHVQLLPAGVPRLVGNAPTQLKPNKEEGEGAAVLPSPCRKLLLSSRPSQQPGGGRGLEAEGGTSADSSLEERASRILGLPVGEVNLQDAPTQPGSPEHSALGPAASGGARRAEGSEEVAAVLRRAGRGWARTPGPYAGALREAVSRIRRHTAPDSDSDEAAEPSVHSSSSDGSDTEASGASWRNKRTGPPEGGKAAELSDNIGEILDVISRTEEVLFGGEGH, encoded by the coding sequence GTGTGGGCCGCGCCTGGGATCCCCTGAGCCGCCGCCCCGCCGGCCCTGGGCCTCCAGGGTGCTGCAGGAGGCGACCAACTGGCGGGCGGGGCCCCCGGCCGAGGCCCGAGCCCGGgagcaagagaaaaggaaagcggCATCGCAGGAGCGGGAGGCCAAGGAGACTGAGCGAAAAAGGCGCAAGGCTGGTGGGGCCCGAAGGAGTCCCCCTGGTCGGCCCCGCCCGGAGCCTCGGAACGCCCCTCGGGTGGCCCAGCCTGCAGGGCTCCCAGCTCCCTCACGGCCGGAGCGCCTGGGGTCCGTGGGGCGACCGCCCCGTCCATCCGCGCAGCCGCAGAGCAATCCAGGGGCGGCGTGGGCGGGGCCCTGGGGAGGTCGGCGGCCAGGGCCTCCCAGCTACGAAGCTCACCTGCTGCTGAGAGGTGCTGCCGGAATGGCCCCGCGACGCCGCTGGGACCGGCCGCCACCCTACGTGGCTCCACCCTCTTACGAAGGCCCCCACAGGACCCTGGGGACTAAGCGAGGACCCGAGCCCTCGCAGGCGCCCGCCTCTTCAACCTCTGCTCCGACGAGGACAGAGGGAGGGTGCACAAAGAAGAGGCTAGATCCTCGGATCTACCGGGACGTCCTAGGGGCCTGGGGTCTCCGTCAGGGCCGGGGTCTCCTGGGGGGATCCCCAGGCTGTGGAACAGCCAGGCCAAGGCTGGAGTCCGGTAAGGTGGCCGCGGAGAGAAGCCTGAGGCTGGCTGCTGCTGGCCTGAAGAGTGGTAGCGACGGACATCCCCAAGCCAAAGCTGCTGGGAACCCAGGCACGGAGACAGTTCCTGCGGGGTCTGCACCTGCCACTCCCAGCCCCCCGCGTCCTGCTCCCAGGTCCAGGCCCCATCCCAAGGGCTccggggaagggagagaagggagagaacagAGCTGGCTCCCCAAGTGCTGGATGCCCTCCGTTAAAAAGCAGCCTCCCCGACATAGCCAGACCCTCCCCAGACCCTGGGCTCCGGGAGGCACGGGATGGAGGGAGTCCCTGGGTCATAGAGAGGAGGCCGGACCCGAGACCTTGGAGGGTTGGAAGGCGACCCGCCGCCCCCACACCCTGCCACGAAGCTCCCGTGGCCCGGCTCGTGGGGAAGGTGTCTTTGTCATTGACGCCACTTGCGTGGTGATACGGTCCCAGTATGTTCCGACCCCTCGAAACCAGCATGTGCAGCTTTTGCCCGCTGGGGTGCCGCGCCTTGTGGGGAATGCCCCCACCCAACTGAAGCCCaacaaggaggagggagagggggccgCGGTCCTTCCCTCCCCTTGCCGAAAGCTGCTGTTGAGCAGTCGCCCTTCACAGCAGCCCGGTGGGGGACGTGGGCTCGAAGCTGAGGGCGGGACGTCCGCGGACTCCTCACTGGAGGAGCGCGCCTCCCGCATCTTGGGGCTCCCGGTCGGCGAAGTAAACCTGCAGGATGCCCCCACGCAGCCAGGTAGCCCAGAGCACTCAGCCTTAGGCCCAGCGGCTTCGGGAGGCGCGCGCCGTGCCGAGGGCTCGGAGGAAGTGGCTGCGGTCCTGCGGCGCGCAGGCCGGGGCTGGGCGCGGACCCCGGGGCCCTATGCCGGGGCCCTGCGGGAAGCCGTGTCTCGCATCCGCCGCCACACCGCCCCGGACTCCGACTCGGACGAAGCTGCGGAGCCCAGCGTCCATAGCAGCTCTTCTGATGGAAGCGACACAGAAGCCTCGGGCGCCTCCTGGCGGAACAAGCGGACCGGGCCCCCGGAAGGCGGGAAGGCAGCCGAGCTGAGCGACAATATCGGAGAGATTCTAGATGTCATCAGCCGAACCGAGGAGGTCCTCTTCGGGGGCGAGGGACACTAA
- the DDN gene encoding dendrin isoform X2, with product MLDGQLFSEGPDSPRELQDEESGSCLWVQKSKLLVIEVKTISCHYSRRAPPRQLMDFQASHWARGPQSRTCGPRLGSPEPPPRRPWASRVLQEATNWRAGPPAEARAREQEKRKAASQEREAKETERKRRKAGGARRSPPGRPRPEPRNAPRVAQPAGLPAPSRPERLGSVGRPPRPSAQPQSNPGAAWAGPWGGRRPGPPSYEAHLLLRGAAGMAPRRRWDRPPPYVAPPSYEGPHRTLGTKRGPEPSQAPASSTSAPTRTEGGCTKKRLDPRIYRDVLGAWGLRQGRGLLGGSPGCGTARPRLESGKVAAERSLRLAAAGLKSGSDGHPQAKAAGNPGTETVPAGSAPATPSPPRPAPRSRPHPKGSGEGREGREQSWLPKCWMPSVKKQPPRHSQTLPRPWAPGGTGWRESLGHREEAGPETLEGWKATRRPHTLPRSSRGPARGEGVFVIDATCVVIRSQYVPTPRNQHVQLLPAGVPRLVGNAPTQLKPNKEEGEGAAVLPSPCRKLLLSSRPSQQPGGGRGLEAEGGTSADSSLEERASRILGLPVGEVNLQDAPTQPGSPEHSALGPAASGGARRAEGSEEVAAVLRRAGRGWARTPGPYAGALREAVSRIRRHTAPDSDSDEAAEPSVHSSSSDGSDTEASGASWRNKRTGPPEGGKAAELSDNIGEILDVISRTEEVLFGGEGH from the coding sequence GTGTGGGCCGCGCCTGGGATCCCCTGAGCCGCCGCCCCGCCGGCCCTGGGCCTCCAGGGTGCTGCAGGAGGCGACCAACTGGCGGGCGGGGCCCCCGGCCGAGGCCCGAGCCCGGgagcaagagaaaaggaaagcggCATCGCAGGAGCGGGAGGCCAAGGAGACTGAGCGAAAAAGGCGCAAGGCTGGTGGGGCCCGAAGGAGTCCCCCTGGTCGGCCCCGCCCGGAGCCTCGGAACGCCCCTCGGGTGGCCCAGCCTGCAGGGCTCCCAGCTCCCTCACGGCCGGAGCGCCTGGGGTCCGTGGGGCGACCGCCCCGTCCATCCGCGCAGCCGCAGAGCAATCCAGGGGCGGCGTGGGCGGGGCCCTGGGGAGGTCGGCGGCCAGGGCCTCCCAGCTACGAAGCTCACCTGCTGCTGAGAGGTGCTGCCGGAATGGCCCCGCGACGCCGCTGGGACCGGCCGCCACCCTACGTGGCTCCACCCTCTTACGAAGGCCCCCACAGGACCCTGGGGACTAAGCGAGGACCCGAGCCCTCGCAGGCGCCCGCCTCTTCAACCTCTGCTCCGACGAGGACAGAGGGAGGGTGCACAAAGAAGAGGCTAGATCCTCGGATCTACCGGGACGTCCTAGGGGCCTGGGGTCTCCGTCAGGGCCGGGGTCTCCTGGGGGGATCCCCAGGCTGTGGAACAGCCAGGCCAAGGCTGGAGTCCGGTAAGGTGGCCGCGGAGAGAAGCCTGAGGCTGGCTGCTGCTGGCCTGAAGAGTGGTAGCGACGGACATCCCCAAGCCAAAGCTGCTGGGAACCCAGGCACGGAGACAGTTCCTGCGGGGTCTGCACCTGCCACTCCCAGCCCCCCGCGTCCTGCTCCCAGGTCCAGGCCCCATCCCAAGGGCTccggggaagggagagaagggagagaacagAGCTGGCTCCCCAAGTGCTGGATGCCCTCCGTTAAAAAGCAGCCTCCCCGACATAGCCAGACCCTCCCCAGACCCTGGGCTCCGGGAGGCACGGGATGGAGGGAGTCCCTGGGTCATAGAGAGGAGGCCGGACCCGAGACCTTGGAGGGTTGGAAGGCGACCCGCCGCCCCCACACCCTGCCACGAAGCTCCCGTGGCCCGGCTCGTGGGGAAGGTGTCTTTGTCATTGACGCCACTTGCGTGGTGATACGGTCCCAGTATGTTCCGACCCCTCGAAACCAGCATGTGCAGCTTTTGCCCGCTGGGGTGCCGCGCCTTGTGGGGAATGCCCCCACCCAACTGAAGCCCaacaaggaggagggagagggggccgCGGTCCTTCCCTCCCCTTGCCGAAAGCTGCTGTTGAGCAGTCGCCCTTCACAGCAGCCCGGTGGGGGACGTGGGCTCGAAGCTGAGGGCGGGACGTCCGCGGACTCCTCACTGGAGGAGCGCGCCTCCCGCATCTTGGGGCTCCCGGTCGGCGAAGTAAACCTGCAGGATGCCCCCACGCAGCCAGGTAGCCCAGAGCACTCAGCCTTAGGCCCAGCGGCTTCGGGAGGCGCGCGCCGTGCCGAGGGCTCGGAGGAAGTGGCTGCGGTCCTGCGGCGCGCAGGCCGGGGCTGGGCGCGGACCCCGGGGCCCTATGCCGGGGCCCTGCGGGAAGCCGTGTCTCGCATCCGCCGCCACACCGCCCCGGACTCCGACTCGGACGAAGCTGCGGAGCCCAGCGTCCATAGCAGCTCTTCTGATGGAAGCGACACAGAAGCCTCGGGCGCCTCCTGGCGGAACAAGCGGACCGGGCCCCCGGAAGGCGGGAAGGCAGCCGAGCTGAGCGACAATATCGGAGAGATTCTAGATGTCATCAGCCGAACCGAGGAGGTCCTCTTCGGGGGCGAGGGACACTAA